In a single window of the Blattabacterium cuenoti genome:
- a CDS encoding dihydroorotate oxidase → MIMKKIDISASINGIKLPLCIMNASGVLCSTDQDLSNLLNSSSGGIVTKSCTYKPREGNILPRYFEWNIGSINSMGLPNLGIDFYINFIEKKKINKPIFLSISGLSIEENYSLVQKANQYSKITAIELNLSCPNILEKEKMLGYDFYGISNFIENIFKFNKKPLGIKLPPYFHEAHIKNIALILNQFPIFFVTCINSLPNGLFIDINKESVVIRPKKGFGGIGGSIIKPFALANIHKFYTYLRKDIAIIGCGGISSGKDIFEHILCGASAVQIGTQFMKEGISVFERLKKELIFLLKKKNYSSLNSFKGKLKYLQ, encoded by the coding sequence ATGATTATGAAAAAAATAGATATTTCTGCTAGTATAAATGGAATCAAACTTCCATTATGCATTATGAACGCTTCAGGAGTTCTTTGTTCTACAGATCAGGATCTATCCAATTTATTAAATAGTTCTTCTGGTGGAATTGTTACAAAAAGTTGTACCTATAAACCTAGGGAAGGAAATATTTTACCTAGATATTTCGAATGGAATATAGGAAGTATAAATTCTATGGGATTACCTAATCTTGGGATAGATTTTTATATAAATTTTATAGAAAAAAAAAAAATAAATAAACCTATTTTTCTTTCTATTTCTGGATTATCTATAGAAGAAAATTATTCTCTTGTTCAAAAAGCAAATCAATATTCAAAAATTACAGCTATAGAATTAAACCTATCTTGTCCAAATATTCTTGAAAAAGAAAAAATGTTAGGTTATGATTTTTATGGAATTTCCAATTTCATAGAAAACATATTTAAATTTAATAAAAAACCTTTAGGAATTAAACTGCCTCCTTATTTTCATGAGGCTCACATTAAGAATATAGCTTTGATTTTAAATCAATTCCCTATTTTTTTTGTTACTTGTATTAATAGTTTACCTAATGGATTATTTATTGATATAAATAAAGAATCAGTAGTAATACGTCCTAAAAAAGGATTTGGAGGGATAGGTGGATCAATTATCAAGCCATTTGCATTGGCAAATATTCATAAATTTTATACTTATCTTCGTAAAGACATAGCTATCATAGGATGTGGGGGTATTTCTTCTGGAAAAGATATTTTTGAACATATATTATGTGGAGCCTCTGCTGTTCAAATTGGGACACAATTTATGAAAGAAGGAATTTCAGTATTTGAAAGATTGAAAAAAGAATTAATTTTTCTTTTAAAAAAGAAGAATTATTCATCTTTAAATAGTTTTAAAGGAAAACTAAAATATCTTCAATAA
- the pyrF gene encoding orotidine-5'-phosphate decarboxylase yields MEEKEQFFLEIYKLGIIKFGNFTLKSGMNSPIYIDFRPIASRPDLLIKLSDLLINEVSSYNFELICGVPYAALPIATTLSLRSKIPLIIKRKENKGYGTERMIEGIYKTGQNCLIIEDVVTSGDSLLKTVIDLEKEGLIIKNIMSILDREQGGIDNIKKRGYNIRTLFRIGEVFKILKKEHFLKKQEIHIIQFFLRKKNIKNIQNKRISYEEKKEKISHPIGKKLIDITLKKKTNLIVSADLIYTQNILKLVNLIGDLICGLKLHVDIINDFSYSFINYLKNISIEKKFLLFEDRKLCDVGSTNYLQLHYGIHKISSWADIITAHVFAGSMSIQNLNIPSNMGLITISEMSSYGRLSDDNYIRKVLNISIKNPTVIGTVAQRKVDDRLLLFTPGIHFRKMNNGNSYIHPVQAFEKNGSDFIIVGKAISQSWDPKIEAEKYRNAGWKAYENGL; encoded by the coding sequence ATGGAAGAAAAAGAACAATTCTTTTTAGAAATTTACAAATTAGGAATCATTAAATTTGGAAATTTTACACTGAAAAGTGGAATGAATTCCCCTATATATATAGACTTTAGACCGATAGCTTCTAGACCGGATTTATTAATAAAATTATCAGATTTACTCATAAATGAAGTTTCATCTTATAATTTTGAACTAATTTGTGGAGTTCCATATGCAGCTTTACCTATAGCTACAACTTTATCATTGAGATCAAAAATTCCACTAATTATTAAAAGAAAAGAAAATAAAGGATATGGAACAGAACGAATGATTGAAGGAATATATAAAACAGGACAAAATTGTCTGATTATAGAAGATGTTGTCACAAGTGGAGATAGTTTATTAAAAACTGTCATTGACCTTGAAAAAGAAGGATTAATAATCAAAAACATTATGTCTATTCTTGATAGAGAACAAGGAGGAATAGATAATATAAAAAAAAGAGGATATAATATCCGAACTTTATTTCGAATAGGAGAAGTTTTTAAAATATTAAAAAAAGAACATTTTTTAAAAAAACAAGAAATACATATTATTCAGTTTTTTTTAAGAAAAAAAAATATAAAAAATATTCAAAATAAACGTATTTCTTATGAAGAAAAAAAAGAAAAAATTTCTCATCCTATAGGAAAAAAACTTATTGATATTACATTGAAAAAAAAAACAAATTTAATAGTTTCTGCTGACTTAATATATACTCAAAATATTTTAAAATTAGTCAATTTAATTGGAGATTTAATTTGTGGATTAAAGCTTCATGTAGACATTATAAATGATTTTTCATATTCATTTATAAATTATCTTAAAAATATTTCTATAGAAAAAAAATTTTTATTATTCGAAGACAGAAAATTATGTGATGTTGGTTCTACTAATTATCTTCAGTTGCATTATGGTATTCATAAAATTTCTTCTTGGGCAGATATCATAACGGCACATGTATTTGCTGGGAGTATGAGTATACAAAACTTGAATATTCCTTCTAATATGGGATTAATAACAATATCTGAAATGTCTTCTTATGGAAGACTATCTGATGATAATTATATAAGAAAAGTATTAAATATATCTATAAAAAATCCAACAGTAATTGGTACAGTAGCACAAAGAAAAGTAGACGATAGATTATTACTATTTACTCCTGGTATTCATTTTAGAAAAATGAATAATGGAAATAGCTATATTCATCCTGTTCAAGCATTTGAAAAAAATGGAAGCGATTTTATTATTGTAGGAAAAGCTATTTCCCAATCTTGGGATCCAAAAATAGAAGCTGAAAAATATAGAAATGCAGGATGGAAAGCTTATGAAAATGGACTTTGA
- a CDS encoding MarC family protein, which produces MEWINSLISCFMILFSIIDILGNAPIIMGFKSKGNIIDTKKVIITSLVIFLSFLFLGQPMLQIIGIDVHSFSVAGSVVLFLIGLEMILGIDLHKVTENAQTSIVPIAFPLIAGPGSLTTLISLRATYDVNVILLSLILNMIVVYFVIDRCDFIAEKIGNNGLDILKKIFGIVLLAFAVKIFGANAGQLFQQ; this is translated from the coding sequence ATGGAATGGATAAATTCATTAATTAGTTGTTTTATGATACTTTTTAGCATTATAGACATATTAGGGAATGCGCCCATTATTATGGGATTTAAATCAAAGGGGAACATTATAGATACTAAAAAAGTTATAATCACTTCTCTCGTAATATTTTTATCTTTCCTTTTTTTAGGACAACCTATGCTTCAAATCATTGGAATTGATGTTCATTCTTTTTCTGTAGCTGGATCTGTAGTGTTGTTTTTAATTGGTTTAGAAATGATACTAGGGATAGATCTTCACAAGGTAACGGAAAATGCTCAAACATCTATAGTTCCAATTGCATTTCCACTTATAGCAGGACCCGGATCTTTAACTACTTTAATTTCATTAAGAGCAACTTATGACGTAAATGTTATTCTTTTATCTCTTATATTAAATATGATAGTTGTCTATTTTGTAATAGATAGATGTGATTTTATAGCCGAAAAAATAGGAAATAACGGTTTGGATATTCTAAAAAAAATATTTGGAATTGTTTTATTAGCTTTTGCAGTTAAAATTTTTGGGGCCAATGCTGGTCAATTGTTTCAACAATGA
- a CDS encoding ribonuclease P protein component, translating to MQFKKKKIFEKIIKNGDYSLVYPVLSVFFKTNYEKKLSLKLVGTLVKKKNFKKSVHRNRIKRLLKASFILNKSILDKYIINQNYYIILIYKAFYLPKFKDVNESIISIFNKKKSLLKQLTSIGPKNFNCKS from the coding sequence ATGCAATTTAAAAAAAAAAAAATTTTTGAAAAAATAATAAAAAATGGAGACTATTCGCTAGTGTATCCTGTTTTATCTGTTTTTTTTAAAACGAATTATGAAAAAAAATTATCACTAAAATTAGTTGGAACTCTAGTAAAAAAAAAAAATTTTAAAAAATCAGTTCACAGAAATAGAATAAAACGTTTATTAAAAGCTTCTTTTATTTTGAATAAATCGATTTTGGATAAATATATTATAAATCAAAATTATTATATAATTTTGATTTATAAAGCCTTTTATTTACCTAAATTTAAAGATGTAAATGAATCTATTATAAGCATTTTCAATAAAAAAAAGTCATTGTTGAAACAATTGACCAGCATTGGCCCCAAAAATTTTAACTGCAAAAGCTAA
- the fbp gene encoding class 1 fructose-bisphosphatase: MYTLGEFIIENKDCFSYSTEALLRLFSSIKLASKAIHKEVNKAGITEEIIGSSGFTNIQGENQQKLDNFAHRAFIESFKSRNVVCGIASEESKDFIIIKGKQENFYQNQYIVLIDPLDGSSNIDVNVSIGTIFSVYIRKSPIQMNLTIEDFLQKGNQQILAGYIIYGSSTILVYSTGNGVHGFTLDPSVGTFYLSHSNLCFPKTEKIYSINEGNYAKFSNGIRRFIRYCQEKKDNRPYTARYIGSLVGDFHRNIIQGGIYIYPKTASYPEGKLRLLYECNPMAFLTEQAGGRASNGAERILDIKPTKLHQRTPFVCGPIGMVSKLEEFMCE, encoded by the coding sequence ATGTATACATTAGGGGAGTTTATTATAGAAAATAAGGATTGTTTTTCATATTCAACCGAAGCATTACTGCGATTATTTAGTTCTATAAAATTAGCTTCTAAAGCTATTCATAAAGAAGTAAATAAAGCAGGGATAACAGAAGAAATTATAGGAAGTTCTGGATTTACTAATATTCAAGGAGAGAATCAACAAAAATTGGATAATTTTGCTCATAGAGCTTTCATAGAATCTTTTAAAAGTAGAAATGTTGTTTGTGGAATAGCTTCTGAAGAAAGTAAAGATTTTATAATAATAAAGGGAAAGCAAGAAAATTTTTATCAAAATCAATATATTGTTTTAATAGATCCACTTGACGGTTCTTCTAATATAGATGTGAATGTATCTATTGGAACTATATTTTCTGTTTATATAAGAAAATCTCCTATTCAAATGAATTTGACAATAGAAGATTTTTTGCAGAAGGGAAATCAACAAATTCTTGCAGGATATATTATTTATGGATCTTCTACTATATTGGTATATAGTACCGGAAATGGAGTGCATGGATTTACTTTAGATCCTTCAGTTGGAACATTTTATTTATCTCATTCTAATCTTTGTTTTCCTAAAACGGAAAAAATTTATTCTATTAATGAAGGAAATTATGCTAAATTTTCTAATGGAATTCGAAGATTTATTAGATATTGTCAAGAAAAAAAAGATAATCGTCCATATACAGCCAGATATATTGGATCTTTAGTAGGTGATTTTCATAGAAATATAATACAAGGAGGAATCTATATTTATCCCAAAACAGCTTCTTATCCAGAAGGTAAATTGAGATTACTTTATGAATGTAATCCTATGGCTTTTTTAACCGAACAAGCTGGGGGAAGAGCTTCTAATGGAGCAGAACGTATTCTAGATATAAAGCCTACTAAATTACATCAAAGAACTCCATTTGTTTGTGGTCCTATAGGAATGGTTTCTAAGTTAGAAGAGTTTATGTGTGAATAA